In one window of Candidatus Woesearchaeota archaeon DNA:
- the dcm gene encoding DNA (cytosine-5-)-methyltransferase has translation MQIRKNDGAELTYLDLFSGIGGFRLAMSRASKSIGIKSRCVGYSEIDKYALTTYRSNFDTDDEIDIGDVTRLNSVAEIRKSLPNFDILFAGFPCQPFSLMGMKKGFEDTRGTLFFHIAEILAIKKPPFFILENVRGLQTHDGGKTLQRIISVLSNELGYMTEVKIMNSVNFGVPQIRRRLYILGSKNKKVLTELDLNSISWKRKPKYQTTWHLLEKKTDEKYYLSERILKTILAHGSGNYYSKSEINRLVARPLTASMHKMHRANQDNYYSDDFIQGVFKDGDVSKVSINKKGVRKITPLEAFRLQGFDDFFVKNAAANGVSDTQLYRQAGNAITVNVAQSVLENLFQNTGFLRA, from the coding sequence ATGCAAATTCGTAAAAATGACGGTGCAGAATTAACTTATCTTGATCTATTCTCCGGGATAGGGGGGTTTCGTTTGGCTATGAGCCGGGCTTCAAAGAGCATCGGTATAAAATCACGGTGCGTAGGTTATAGCGAGATAGACAAATATGCTCTCACAACTTATCGTAGCAACTTTGATACTGATGATGAAATAGACATTGGTGACGTAACCAGATTAAACTCCGTAGCAGAAATAAGAAAAAGTCTTCCAAATTTTGACATTCTTTTTGCGGGGTTTCCTTGCCAACCGTTTAGTCTCATGGGTATGAAAAAGGGATTTGAAGATACCAGAGGGACATTATTTTTTCATATTGCCGAAATACTGGCAATCAAAAAACCGCCCTTCTTCATTCTCGAGAACGTGCGGGGCCTACAGACTCATGACGGTGGAAAAACTTTACAGAGAATAATATCCGTTCTTTCTAATGAACTGGGTTATATGACTGAAGTTAAAATTATGAATAGTGTTAATTTCGGCGTTCCACAAATTAGACGCCGTTTGTATATTCTCGGTTCCAAGAATAAAAAGGTGTTGACCGAATTGGATTTGAATAGTATTTCTTGGAAACGAAAACCAAAATACCAAACAACCTGGCATCTTTTAGAGAAAAAAACGGATGAAAAGTATTATCTTTCTGAAAGAATACTTAAAACAATCCTCGCACATGGAAGCGGAAATTATTATTCTAAATCAGAAATAAATCGGCTTGTCGCAAGACCACTAACGGCCAGCATGCACAAGATGCATAGGGCAAATCAAGATAACTATTATTCCGATGATTTTATCCAGGGAGTTTTTAAAGATGGCGATGTCTCAAAAGTTTCTATAAACAAAAAAGGGGTCAGAAAAATTACTCCGTTAGAAGCGTTTCGATTGCAAGGATTTGATGATTTTTTCGTAAAGAATGCTGCGGCAAACGGGGTTTCCGATACACAGCTCTATAGACAAGCCGGGAATGCCATTACCGTAAATGTCGCTCAATCTGTTTTGGAAAATCTTTTTCAAAATACTGGATTCCTGCGCGCGTAG
- a CDS encoding HNH endonuclease codes for MTRQYWLENIIEKVYFASMSQWEKPVYKRLAASELGAGHTSGIVPTVETQPYFGTPQKAESHLIKKIFIEFWIGKKSKIITTNVNYFKSDTHDHIHLTGNLLPTYKAGGASVGDILVFWKSIEDENSFKAELIKLGSARWKMIEGQGLPSAGGFIELSPPGKDSELADTDEETDDYEILSEVEETLTPADFPTVNRRGRIKQGSRMITVRNKAKGDFVLKQQNYKCQVDGSHRSFLTPAEVPYMEKHHLISMRFYEEFDKDLDDINNIVSMCPTCHKHIHLGKKEEIGNILKILYKKQKDALQNAGFVISLEDLKGKYGVI; via the coding sequence ATGACAAGACAATACTGGCTTGAAAATATAATAGAAAAAGTGTATTTTGCAAGTATGTCTCAATGGGAAAAACCTGTTTATAAAAGACTCGCGGCATCTGAGCTCGGTGCCGGACATACCTCGGGAATTGTTCCAACGGTTGAAACCCAGCCGTATTTCGGCACACCTCAAAAAGCGGAATCGCACCTAATCAAAAAAATATTTATTGAATTCTGGATTGGCAAAAAAAGCAAAATCATAACGACAAATGTTAACTATTTTAAAAGTGATACGCATGATCATATTCATCTTACGGGCAATTTATTGCCGACATATAAAGCCGGTGGTGCTTCCGTCGGGGATATTTTAGTTTTCTGGAAATCCATAGAAGATGAAAATAGCTTCAAGGCAGAACTGATCAAGCTTGGCTCGGCACGATGGAAAATGATTGAGGGACAGGGACTTCCCTCGGCGGGGGGTTTTATCGAACTTTCGCCGCCCGGCAAAGATTCTGAATTGGCAGATACAGACGAAGAAACTGATGACTATGAAATACTCTCAGAAGTTGAAGAAACTTTAACGCCGGCCGATTTTCCTACTGTAAATCGGCGTGGTCGTATTAAGCAGGGATCACGAATGATCACTGTAAGAAACAAAGCTAAGGGAGATTTTGTTTTAAAACAGCAAAACTATAAATGCCAAGTTGACGGATCTCATAGAAGCTTTTTAACACCGGCAGAAGTGCCGTATATGGAAAAACACCACTTGATATCAATGCGATTTTATGAGGAATTTGATAAGGACCTGGATGATATCAATAACATAGTTTCTATGTGCCCGACATGCCATAAACATATTCATCTCGGAAAAAAAGAAGAAATCGGCAATATCCTGAAAATACTTTACAAAAAACAAAAGGACGCATTGCAAAATGCAGGTTTTGTAATCTCTCTGGAAGACTTAAAGGGAAAGTATGGTGTGATTTGA
- a CDS encoding very short patch repair endonuclease, whose product MTDVHTKKQRSQNMAAIKNRGNKSTENKLRLLFRGYKINGWRRHYKSLPGTPDFIFMRNKVAIFVDGCFWHGCMKCRFSPQTNKQFWRNKIKENIHRDRKQVQQIKKRGWIVIRIWEHQIKKNPVVAIKKILTLLKQKS is encoded by the coding sequence ATGACAGATGTGCACACCAAAAAACAAAGATCGCAGAATATGGCCGCAATAAAAAATCGCGGAAACAAAAGCACGGAAAATAAGCTCAGACTTTTATTCCGAGGATATAAAATAAATGGCTGGAGAAGACATTACAAATCACTTCCAGGGACACCAGATTTTATATTTATGCGAAATAAAGTTGCCATTTTCGTTGATGGTTGTTTCTGGCATGGTTGCATGAAATGTCGGTTTTCTCCACAAACAAATAAACAGTTCTGGAGAAACAAAATCAAAGAAAATATACATAGGGACCGAAAACAAGTTCAGCAAATTAAGAAAAGAGGCTGGATAGTTATTCGTATCTGGGAGCATCAGATTAAAAAGAACCCGGTGGTGGCAATAAAAAAGATTCTAACTTTATTAAAGCAGAAATCATAA